From the genome of Bradyrhizobium sp. ORS 278:
TGCGCAGCAGCAGGTGGGTAGCCCGGGAGAGCGAAGCGACCCCGGGGTCTCGCAAGCGGCGGCGATGACCCCGCATGTCGCTGCGCTCATGCGGGCTACGGGATCCCGCCCGGCCTTACTGTCTCACAAGAACGAGACCGCGGTAACGCCGTGCCCACCATATTCCTGTGAGCTGCGCTGCACGATGGTGGCACGCTGCCGCCTGCGGCGGCTGCTTTGCCCACCCTAGAGCTAAGTTGCTAAAGCCTCAGGCCAGCGTCGCGAGCAGACCCGCCATCAGGCGGCCGCGCTCGGCGAGGCTGTCGACCTCGATGTACTCGTTGAGGGTGTGCATGTCGGCGCCGCGCACGCCGAGGCCGTCGAGCGTCGGGATGCCGAGCGCGCCGGTAAAGTTGCCGTCCGAGCCGCCACCTGCCGAGCCGTGGGGCAGGGACATGCCGAGCTGCTCGGCAAGACTGCGTGCCTTCTCGTACAGCGCCATTGTTCCGGAATCCGGCTCCCAGACCGGCCGCGTCACGCCGCGCGTGACCTTGAAGGCGACGTCGTCGGTGGTGCCGGAGAGCGCCAGCATGCGCTCGACGCCGCGATCGAGATCGGCCTGCCGCTTGGCCATGCTGAGCGCCTCGCCGGTGCAGGTGGTCGCGACGCAATTGACCCATTGGCCGCCATGTACGATGCCGACCGAGAACGTGCAATCCTCCGTCGTCATCGCGTCGATGGCGAGAATCTGCCGCGCCATTTCCCGGATCGCGGAACGGCCAGCGGCCAGCCTCGCGCCGGCGTGGCTCGGACGCCCGGTCGCTTCGAGATTGAAGCGCGCGATTGCATAGCGGCCGGTGACGACGCCGTTGTCGGGACGGCCGGGCTCGGGCACCAGCACGTATTTGTTGCGCTTCGCCTCGGCCTCGATGATGTCGCGCGTCGACGGCGTGCCGACCTCCTCGTCGGGCGTGAACAAGACAGTGATCGGCAGCGGCGTCGCGACGGACGCCTTGATCAGTTGCCGGATCGCCTCCAGCGAAAGATAGTTGCCGCCCTTCATATCGCAGATACCGGGGCCGTAGCATTTGCCGCCGTCGCGGCGCCACGACAGCTGGGCGAGTGTTCCGACGGGATGAACCGTGTCCATGTGGCCGGCGATCAGAATGCCCGGCTCGCCTTGTCGCGGATGCGGGAAGCGGGCGCGCACGCAGCCGGCGAATCCCTGCCGTCCTGCGATGCGCTCGATCGTCGCACCCATGATCGCCATGTCGCGCGCGGCGAGGTCCAGCATGCGTTCCACGGCGGCGGCGTCCCAGGTCGGACTTTCGCACTCCACCCACCCGCGCAAGCCCTGCAGCATGGCCTCGGTATCGAACGGAAGATCGGCTGGATTCATC
Proteins encoded in this window:
- a CDS encoding M20/M25/M40 family metallo-hydrolase, which gives rise to MNPADLPFDTEAMLQGLRGWVECESPTWDAAAVERMLDLAARDMAIMGATIERIAGRQGFAGCVRARFPHPRQGEPGILIAGHMDTVHPVGTLAQLSWRRDGGKCYGPGICDMKGGNYLSLEAIRQLIKASVATPLPITVLFTPDEEVGTPSTRDIIEAEAKRNKYVLVPEPGRPDNGVVTGRYAIARFNLEATGRPSHAGARLAAGRSAIREMARQILAIDAMTTEDCTFSVGIVHGGQWVNCVATTCTGEALSMAKRQADLDRGVERMLALSGTTDDVAFKVTRGVTRPVWEPDSGTMALYEKARSLAEQLGMSLPHGSAGGGSDGNFTGALGIPTLDGLGVRGADMHTLNEYIEVDSLAERGRLMAGLLATLA